Below is a window of Malania oleifera isolate guangnan ecotype guangnan chromosome 1, ASM2987363v1, whole genome shotgun sequence DNA.
cacggctaaaaggatgccacagctaaccaatcacggctgaaaagatgctgaccacggctaaaaggatgccgaagctaaccaatcacggctgaaaaatgccgaccacgactgaaaagatgccgaccacggctgaaaggatgccgaagctaactaatcacgactgaaaagatgctgaccacagctgaaaggatgtcgaagctaaccagatgccgagtatttatgaattaagataaaaatgagtatgaaatgaaaatgaaatgaaaagggaaatgaatggaatggaaatgaaatgtgaaatgtgaacaatataaaatgggaaagggtcacttaaagtgaaatgcaatgcaatgttaagccatgaatatgaacagatgtgtatgattgaataatgatagaaagaatgatgtattataatattagaagtatgtatgtacattgAACATGTTACAATTAGGCGAgtcgtacctttcgcctgagagcttgctgagtaaggcgagtgcactagtagctacagatgtggcagtagccgcataacgtactaggacagagggaaccgacttgtatgggcggatagatttccctatccttaggacctttaccggtaaacttttgtatgaactatgtgagtacgagatcaatttatcacttgagggcttactgagtaaggtgagtgccctagtatgttttagttgtgacctttgggttgtcaaatgTATCAGAGGAGAGggatgttacttgtatgggcgggtaatcacccctatcctcgggtaatctcgtgggttaaacatttgcatgcatttgattaggatcagggaatgatttcggaaattatgttaaggattttcaaatgttaaatattatgttatatataaactcatgttggccacacactgttttaatatatggtttcttcccttacggagatgtgtctcatccaaatataaatgtattttttttcaggacatccttgagATCGActtttgagagctcgaggtttttatagtattattaggagatataagaaaaaaggtataaacattttaatgatgtttttgtagaaagtaaatatttaagtttaatgtctttatgttttaaggctattgagtaaggaatgattgtgaaaatactgaattgttttgggagttatgtaaatttatgaaaatacaggtgatggatagtttattatggttggtggttagaattagtaaactttggtattatgttatatgtagattatgattatgttttccgctgcgtatgttatggaatatgatttataaggatataatcaggtataacgcaccgggcccaggtttaagggttcggggcatttcatgatggcacatgaagacttgaagactgaagacccagaagatttattttgtattgtaattcatgttaTGTTTATCTcgggtttgtaatattttaatatggtctataataattgcatctacatgcatgatagagATAAATGctcaagaccgtagtttgaccttaggTATTTGGTTGACTGACACCGGATTTTTGGGACCATCTCAAAACGACCCTAATTGGACTTTAGGTATctacacatagtgcactaagtcgccaaaatcacttaacatatcatgggaataaatttttaaaaaaaaatcaggaCTTAAAGGTAAAACTCAGAAGgcattcgggcgaccgaacctagcaaTTAAaattgcctcgatcgaccgaacagtggatgagtcaacaagttgacctatgTTCAGCAGACCAAACCAAAATGTATACATCttccacagttgaccgaacctgtgtcaggtcacttttcaccaacccgggcgctCGAACCTCACATTCATTTTACCCTCAAGCAACTGAACTTATAAGTTCGATATATCAAACTTTAGACTGAGAGACTGAATCGCGAACTTTTGAGGAATCGCCTCAGTCGGCAAATCGAGCCCATTTTCGAGCACCCAAACCTCGAACAACACCTTTTTgcactgtgtctgttcgggcacctaAACCTTGGGTCGAGCACCCAAAAAGTCTCAGGTTGTTTATTTTTACCGAGGTAATTAGGGGTTAAAAATAGGTTAAAACTTTAaactttttttaaatattttctaataatacccattaaatctccaacggtcataattttccccttacctatatatactagttcattgCAAGGATTAGGATgtgattagcaaaagtgattaaaAATTTCCTCTCAAACCTATATACTCGTTTTGCTACATTTTTTGTCTTCCAAGTATATATTTTCAATACACTATTTCATATTTActagaaaacatatttttgaaatagagagtGTATTTGATTTGTTCCCATCTCTcacaaatcaattgcaaggtggAAAGGAGTTTGTTTGTGCTTATTGTATATCTTTACATATCATTTTCTTGGCAAAgactctcacatattcatacgtttttgaaaaaccatttttgaGAGCTCTTGCTTGTTTGATCTTTCTTATAGTATTTCATTTATAAACACTTGATTAAGAAGATCTTGATTTTTGCTTGCTAGTTTTGGCATccatattgcaagacttgaaagcttgctcACTTTTACTTGACAAATATTTTGCacacttaaaccctaagtatttgtggtgattatatttgataagaTATTTGTGTGATACTTAATTAGGGTTTTGATGTATCCTTaaatattcacttgttgaatatattatcttgaattaaattgtTAAGATCTCACTCGAGCATTAATTctctatcatatgtgagtgcattgttTACTGTgttatattgtagtacatatcagcttgtgttagaagcatttaaattgtacgcaaatttcatattgattattgtattccaagcgtgggcctgaagagggagactagccctgtaaaatagtcctggattggtttagactcggttaggaaaacTAGATGCACCGTCCTGGtaaagtgtaggttgaggtcagctccgctaattgacctaattgtaaccggtgtcgctccacctgttaagtaagcattagtggaatcctcaggcttgcgagttaaaggcggagacgtaggcacagttggtcaaatcccgataacatatcgtgtgtgcactgcttatatttccgcaatttatacttccacacgtgtatgttatattgtaaatgctGCGTATGATTTTATtttcgcacattatatttatctgcacatattgaaactgcatagacagaccctaggttgagtaaattgttgctagattagttgaatctaggagagaaattttaaatactcaattcacacccccccctccctcttgggaatacaccaaagctaacaatattggtacaaatatgcttattggagaagcacatactttgtacacaaaattgtattgTGAATTGGTTATATTCCAAGAGTGGCCTAAGGTGGGGGGGGTTAATCTAGCCTGGaagaattggttgtaaaggttgaggtcagccctgctttaatttgacctggttgtatttcggtgtcactccacccgttaagtgagttgtAGTGTAATCCTTATATTTgtaagccaaggcggggacgtaggcacttttgcTGAACTTCGATAACATGTCTGgtgttatttttactttacttgcttttctgtgcatgtTTTGTTGATTTAATTGTGTAATTTAAATTACAGCTGCATTTATTGGTTTACCTTATTATTtgctctagattgaccctaggattaTGAAATACTGGTGCTggataattgacctaggggagaaaatttttaaaatgccaattcacccccccccccttttcttggGATTGCAATAAAGTCAACATATGTGTTGAGAATTATGATCATGTTACTGTGTTAGTATGTAAATTGCATTTTATGTTCTAAGAACCTTAATGGACTAAGTGTGATAAAAGCTCGATATTGTAGTCAGAGAGAAATATTAGTGCAGtcacactgttgtggaagtgtagGCATGAAAAGTTAATATGGCCTAAGAAGAGTTGTGGACCCTCCTGGGTTCGGACCAGGATGCGGTACGCAAATCAGACTTACAGATGAGATACTTTGACTTAAtttggtggtaggccagccaatgttaagtccaatcttcggattgcacaacccgtcattggGGTTAAATATGTCGTTAGTCCAGAATGAGAGGTTCTTTTAAACATAATTGTAGATTTATATATTTGAGACTATTATTAAGCCAAAGTTATTAATCAAAgggaaatatgtattttcaattatactggtgtgagtacagtttataaatgtcttttcaattaaagttaaattaatggatgtgttttgcttacactaaaactcaagttagccacatactaataataatctattccttcttactgaaagtgtctccctccctcccccccccccccccccaccctctcCCCccgaaaaaaattatttcacatttCAGGAAATACAAGGAATCGGGCTTAGGAGCTTCAGAGCGAGGTGTAGATAGTAGAGTTAGGGTAAGTGTTTATATGAATCTGAACTAGATAAGTTTTCATATACCTTGggatgtaattttttttatttttttttatttttttagagatTTTTATGTAATTACGATGATGGGTTTAGTACTCTGATATGGTATTTgagatttatatattttttctattacttatataatataaaattgataaaattataaattttgaagTCGTGGATATATACACGTCCTACCTGATTTTGTGCTTACCTAGGAAAATCCAAGGGAATTTCGAATGTCAATCATAttgcaaaatttgaatttgacttATTAAATTCTTTAAATAACTTCATCTTAATTTAAACTTGAATATAGTCTAATCAACTCAAATTATAAAGTAAGTTAAGATCGAGTGACTTGCAAGCTAACTTGATGCACCTACACCTGTATTTTAGGGATACAGCGTAGTCCAACAAAGGGAGGGAcatttaaaataaagagtgttGAATTTATCTCCTAACAATGAAAGCTTCTATAATAAGATTTCAAGGACAATTTATGTGTAGTGGCTGGCAAGAGTACACTTTCCTTTTTAAGTTGGACCAAATGCATGTGTGCTGCAACTTGGCACTCATTTTCTTAGACTTTTCTTTAAGTGGAATAGTAGCTATTAAAACGGAACCATCTTATCTAACTTCATGCTCATGACCACAagaaaataattcaaaattttaaaatttttctaaataactaattttttacataagatttgaaaaatatgttaagaattttatttgtGAGCTTATccaaattaaaaaatttgagtgAATGACGGGTGCTCATATTCATGGTTGGGTTCAAGACCTAATAAagttaagcttttgggtcaaattggtgttcactcatATGTATCAAGCTCCCTCATATGCTCCTTAGGTCCTatcaagtggtatcagagctaacagttcgtaactctaggtgagcgacattgtaaaagtcgagacgtgaaactaattATCTTGATGTGCTAATAGTTGAAAGATCAAGAGTGTGACCAAGGCCAATAAGGATAATCTAGGTTGAAAATAGATCCGAATAGAGttaagacgtgagaggtaggattgtgagcttgtctcacattaaaaaatttgagtagatgatgggtgctgATATGGATGGTTGGACTCCAGATctaataggtttaaacttttggatcaaattgGTATTTACCTATGTATATCAGGCTTGACTCATCCTAATAATATATAATGCTACAACATTATTTAGATATTcacaaataaaatttatattcctGTGTTGACACCTAAAGTTATAATTACTTTCAAACTACTTTGGAACTTAAAGTAGATATTTTCTCTTGTTAATGACTTTGACGTcaccattttaaaaataaaaattatataattaatattaaaaattataaatatcaacTCTAtcacgaatttttttttttttttttaaataaatataaaatgaatGTAGGAGTCTGCATCGTTGATCATTGAAAGGATCCACAGATCCATGGTGGTGAATTCTTGTTGGGTTTGGGTTATGGTTCTGCGGGCGACAGTGAATGGAGGCGGTGATATTTTTGTGCAACTAAAATATCTATAGTGGGCCCCGTTCGCCGTAGTCCCTGCTACCAACGCAAGACATTATGGTGGTCCCACTGCTGACGTGGCCTTCACTTTTTCTGCTTTTGCCTGCCTTTGCCGCGCCCGCCCCAACCCAAAGCCGAAGCCGCCGCCGTGGCACCGCCCTCTGCCCTGCCCTGCCCTTTAAATTCCTCTCCCTTTGTTCCAATTGGAGAATTCTTTCGTGAATATGGAAGGCAACTTCTCCGATCCCATGCCGGCGCCGGCTTCCGTTGTTTCTCAGCCCACCGGGGACGATTCCAGCGATGTGAGTCCTCCACGGCAGATCACAAAACCGGTGACTGCAGATTCCTTGTTTCTTCAATTTTCCTATTATGTATCTTTTTTTAGTTTTTGAGCTTCTTCGGTTTTGTGCTCGTTAACTTGATTTTCTTTTGCCCTCCGGAGCTTTGTGGCGTTAATGGGCTTGACTGAAATGGCGTTTAGCTATTGGCATTCGATCTCTAGAGACTTGGTTTCTTTAATCTGATTAGAAGggttttttctattttcttttttcttttttttagtggttgtcaaaaatatttgaatttcttaTGGGATCAATCTGTTAAATATTTTTGTGTAATTTGGCGAACAGAGTATTTCAGTGGAGGAACCCACATCCACGGAATGGACTGATGAGAAGCATAGTCTGTATCTGAAATCCATGGAAGCATCATTTGTAAACCAGCTATACAAGCATGACCATTTTCCCGTGGATTGGGCTGATTGGAATCCGCAGAAAATTAGAAATCCCATACACAGAAGTCATCGATCCGGCGGCCGAGTTTTTTCCGGCCATGTTGGTAGCCTACTCCATGTCTTGCATTGTTCATTTGCATAATGTTTGATTCGTAAGAAAAGAAATTGTCACTTTATTATTACATATTCCCATACAGTTTTTTATGCATTCTTGTCTTAAGTTGTATGGATAGCATAGATTTCTGAGTTGCAGATTTAGATTTAACGGtcacaatttcaatataattttgtgttatattttttccaaatctAAATAAATCCGAATTTATGGCATCTTCCAAACACAAACATTACATTTCTTCGTAATTAATTAACTAATGTATATTTTCTATTGTTGTTTCTCTTGTTCATGATCTTCTAGTTCAAGGTCTTTCGAGATAATTGCTGGAAAGTCGTCAACTTCAAAACAAATCGACCGGATCTGAGCATAGAGAATGATTTTTTGGGTGGCGCATGGGTTCAGCATTTTAGGGCTGCGCACATACTGCAAGATACAAAATCCAAAGAAGAAGCTGCAATAAGCTTAAGGAGGAAGAGGAAAACACATTATTATGGCATACCAGCCAATTCAAAAGGTCCCCTTGATACTGCAGGTAGCTTCTGTCTCTAAGTCTTGACCTTGCCTTTAGTTGCCCTAAATTAATGAACTCTTTCTTATAATTCCTTGTTTGCTTGCCTTCTAAAATATTGCAGTTAATTTTCCAGGCCCCGTTTGCTCTTTAGGTAGCATACATGCGTAAATGCTTTGCTTGATTGGCaggaaaataaagtaaaaa
It encodes the following:
- the LOC131144614 gene encoding cold-regulated protein 27-like isoform X1, yielding MEGNFSDPMPAPASVVSQPTGDDSSDVSPPRQITKPSISVEEPTSTEWTDEKHSLYLKSMEASFVNQLYKHDHFPVDWADWNPQKIRNPIHRSHRSGGRVFSGHFKVFRDNCWKVVNFKTNRPDLSIENDFLGGAWVQHFRAAHILQDTKSKEEAAISLRRKRKTHYYGIPANSKGPLDTAEVSDQNFVNEDPEEESLALYAAGGKGTKIGS
- the LOC131144614 gene encoding cold-regulated protein 27-like isoform X2, producing MEGNFSDPMPAPASVVSQPTGDDSSDSISVEEPTSTEWTDEKHSLYLKSMEASFVNQLYKHDHFPVDWADWNPQKIRNPIHRSHRSGGRVFSGHFKVFRDNCWKVVNFKTNRPDLSIENDFLGGAWVQHFRAAHILQDTKSKEEAAISLRRKRKTHYYGIPANSKGPLDTAEVSDQNFVNEDPEEESLALYAAGGKGTKIGS